A genomic region of Ochotona princeps isolate mOchPri1 chromosome 17, mOchPri1.hap1, whole genome shotgun sequence contains the following coding sequences:
- the SPEM3 gene encoding LOW QUALITY PROTEIN: uncharacterized protein SPEM3 (The sequence of the model RefSeq protein was modified relative to this genomic sequence to represent the inferred CDS: deleted 1 base in 1 codon) gives MGERAHHGAQACSGTNPRRCQDLGDSILLILGSFILLNVGINVVTLLWKHLKSSLRILFHHFFPKDKQPSSTSSHPVCLRCSVDPKTLYSRVSSRFHQRSSFLLGHNQHPDSWTPDTNDAKPSRLWMSSPCGHAGAPAEVPWGPWKEGMLGATEAPQAVALKAQTSLLSKPGSFPQFLKTGSKVDAAMPLRLPRESKTKAHAPAQAQSHSAANTPAHMQTHSLTHGAEPTNSQNRGLEHPSAQTPAEVPLPPLTPPPTPNPAKGPRQPSTSTMVQDPAHHTTVPSQVQAPISDHSPQQTHSQAHGPEHTSLQSSVKIPARASVHCQGREPAHPSAQNWSHSEAHGPEHSSTPAPASTIAHSPSVQIHNHTQVSAPASTSAIASKFAPVTTPVPAPAQPVTAQAGDPVSAPSLVMDVTTPAIPAPVPATTPAPLSNPLPSALPAFTQGLSTGHVVYDARRMKQSSFQMYNPQNSGCSRKDEAVLSRPQDGQGLVSSEISEPALKPHDGDGATPSSGPILGYLELGNMEWKVPEDTRDKFFQSKTFSYCSFHPCDSERRNSQLPVYPKFLVYSQDAGPLKPCFHSPTATQNSLATLPPPCTLSLPLVPPRTFVVATNHQKPSAPLQTHTKPPQSIPPPQFPSPPQFSTAASQPLLRPQQPELQENLGLIQDSGHQVTSSPSKDSRVPKKSGFLSSSQNLGLHKQNPGLAQDLGLPKFPGLSQDPYLCTNSNPSQDTGLAQNPGINQYSGPRNNLGPTQEAHAFRNPGLIQSAKTQPLSQSSDLPGAAFMPDSGASRYHELNQDMVVGQGQDLSQAMDLRKSPGMSQIPGSFKNPGHVQNNPDVYRSLGLSQDPRPQKRGPYHTQDPEVSKSSRHSQPAGILKGPTLAQTSGLQKGLGLTQDSGDYKNSGLTQDSAVQRDQGPSQDSEHGKNPDLTQAAEVERRPNLTQDSGVYRSPVYSHGPNLHKGSRVKQEHGSQKTPLLPQDSVISQMPNLTQESGLPQTISFPPDPGLLETRRPSRDPELVRDADAAQIPKAALPSRKSFVSEKAPQENAEQHIAWTSVPINQSPSPSERSQLAASDLQTFSEVPVIIELQSSSRRVGSQDWGYRPMDSVPSACQNYRQMSMPPKINWKAHCPGPGTRTGHVVFDARQKQLAVGRDRCEALAPRRLYQEVPSNTGRRSRSGAIRM, from the exons ATGGGTGAGCGAGCCCACCATGGAGCCCAAGCGTGTTCTGGTACCAACCCCAGGAGATGCCAGGACTTAGGGGACTCCATCCTGCTGATTCTGGGCAGCTTCATCTTGCTCAACGTGGGGATCAACGTGGTGACACTG CTCTGGAAGCATCTCAAAAGCTCATTACGGATCCTCTTCCATCACTTCTTTCCCAAAG ACAAGCAGCCTAGCAGTACCAGCAGCCACCCTGTGTGCCTGCGCTGCTCCGTAGATCCCAAGACCCTGTACTCAAGAGTGTCATCCCGCTTCCATCAGCGCTCAAGCTTCCTGCTGGGGCACAACCAACACCCCGACTCTTGGACACCGGACACAAATGACGCCAAGCCTTCTCGGTTATGGATGTCATCTCCCTGCGGCCATGCCGGGGCTCCTGCCGAGGTTCCATGGGGACCGTGGAAGGAGGGGATGCTGGGAGCCACCGAAGCACCCCAGGCTGTGGCTTTGAAGGCCCAGACCTCCTTGCTGTCCAAGCCAGGGTCATTTCCTCAGTTCCTGAAGACAGGCAGCAAGGTGGATGCTGCTATGCCACTCCGCTTGCCTCGTGAGAGCAAGACTAAGGCCCACGCCCCTGCCCAGGCCCAGTCCCACTCTGCAGCCAACACCCCTGCCCACATGCAGACCCACTCTCTCACCCATGGCGCTGAGCCAACCAACTCCCAGAACCGGGGCCTGGAGCATCCTTCAGCCCAAACCCCTGCCGAGGTCCCGCTGCCTCCCTtgacccctcccccaacccctaaTCCAGCCAAGGGCCCCAGGCAGCCCTCAACCTCCACTATGGTCCAGGACCCAGCCCACCACACCACAGTCCCCAGCCAAGTGCAGGCCCCCATCTCAGACCATAGCCCCCAGCAAACCCACTCCCAGGCCCACGGCCCGGAGCACACTTCTCTTCAGTCTTCAGTCAAGATCCCGGCAAGAGCCTCAGTCCACTGTCAGGGTCGCGAGCCAGCCCACCCCTCAGCCCAGAACTGGAGCCACTCAGAGGCCCATGGGCCTGAGCACTCATCAACCCCGGCCCCAGCCTCCACTATAGCCCATTCTCCATCAGTCCAGATACATAACCACACTCAGGTCTCTGCCCCAGCCTCCACCTCAGCCATTGCCTCCAAGTTTGCCCCAGTCACaactcctgtccctgcccctgcgCAGCCAGTGACTGCCCAGGCTGGTGACCCAGTCTCTGCTCCATCACTGGTCATGGATGTGACGACCCCTGCAATCCCTGCTCCTGTCCCAGCCACCACCCCTGCTCCTCTCTCAAATCCTCTCCCCTCTGCCCTGCCTGCCTTCACCcaaggcctctccactggccatGTGGTCTACGATGCCCGCAGAATGAAGCAGAGCAGCTTTCAGATGTACAATCCCCAAAACTCTGGGTGTTCTAGAAAAGATGAGGCTGTCCTCTCCAGGCCCCAAGATGGGCAGGGCCTGGTGAGTTCTGAGATCTCTGAACCAGCATTAAAGCCACATGATGGAGATGGTGCCACACCTTCTTCAGGACCCATCCTGGGTTACCTGGAATTGGGGAACATGGAATGGAAGGTTCCAGAAGATACCAGAGACAAATTCTTCCAGTCTAAGACCTTCTCTTACTGCAGTTTCCATCCTTGCGATTCGGAAAGGAGGAattcccagctccctgtctaccCCAAGTTCCTGGTCTACTCACAGGATGCTGGACCCCTCAAACCTTGCTTCCACTCTCCAACAGCCACTCAGAACTCACTGGCTACCCTTCCTCCACCATGCACGCTTTCCCTGCCGCTTGTTCCTCCCAGAACCTTTGTGGTTGCAACCAACCATCAGAAGCCCTCTGCCCCATTACAAACCCACACCAAACCGCCTCAGTCAATCCCACCTCCCCAGTTCCCTAGCCCTCCCCAGTTCTCCACTGCTGCTTCTCAACCTCTCCTACGACCCCAACAACCTGAACTTCAGGAGAATCTAGGCCTTATCCAAGACTCTGGCCACCAAGTGACCTCAAGCCCTTCGAAGGACTCAAGAGTTCCAAAGAAATCAGGCTTTTTGTCTTCTTCCCAGAATCTTGGACTCCACAAGCAGAATCCAGGTCTGGCTCAAGATCTGGGTCTCCCCAAGTTCCCAGGCCTTTCTCAAGACCCTTATCTCTGTACTAATTCAAACCCTTCCCAAGACACTGGGCTTGCCCAAAACCCAGGAATTAACCAATATTCTGGCCCCCGAAACAACCTGGGTCCCACTCAAGAGGCTCATGCCTTTAGAAACCCAGGTCTTATCCAATCGGCTAAGACCCAACCATTATCCCAATCGTCTGATCTTCCGGGTGCAGCCTTTATGCCAGACTCTGGAGCCTCTAGATATCATGAACTAAATCAAGACATGGTCGTCGGCCAAGGTCAAGATCTCTCCCAAGCAATGGACCTCCGGAAGAGCCCAGGCATGTCTCAAATCCCTGGAAGCTTTAAGAACCCAGGACATGTTCAAAATAATCCAGATGTCTACAGGAGCCTAGGCCTTAGCCAAGATCCCAGACCACAGAAGAGGGGTCCATATCATACCCAAGACCCCGAAGTCAGCAAATCCTCAAGACACTCCCAGCCAGCTGGTATCCTCAAAGGTCCAACCCTTGCCCAAACCTCTGGTCTCCAAAAAGGCCTAGGCCTAACACAAGACTCGGGAGATTATAAGAATTCAGGCCTCACCCAAGACTCTGCAGTCCAGAGGGACCAGGGTCCTTCACAAGATTCAGAACATGGTAAGAATCCGGATCTTACACAAGCAGCTGAAGTTGAAAGAAGACCTAACCTGACCCAAGATTCTGGAGTTTACAGGAGCCCAGTATATAGCCATGGCCCTAACCTCCACAAGGGATCAAGAGTTAAACAAGAGCATGGTTCCCAGAAGACCCCACTCCTCCCCCAAGACTCAGTCATCTCCCAGATGCCAAACTTGACCCAGGAATCTGGCCTCCCCCAGACCATAAGCTTTCCCCCAGATCCTGGCCTTCTCGAGACCCGGAGACCTTCTCGGGACCCTGAATTGGTCCGAGATGCGGACGCAGCTCAGATCCCCAAAGCAGCCCTCCCCTCGAGGAAGTCGTTCGTGTCTGAGAAGGCGCCGCAGGAAAATGCAGAGCAGCACATAGCCTGGACTTCTGTTCCAATCAACCAATCCCCCTCTCCTTCCGAAAGAAGCCAGCTGGCTGCCTCCGACCTACAGACCTTCTCAGAGGTCCCCGTAATAATTGAGCTTCAGTCATCCTCCCGGCGCGTGGGCAGCCAAGATTGGGGGTACCGCCCCATGGACTCGGTGCCTTCGGCCTGCCAGAACTACCGCCAGATGTCTATGCCCCCCAAAATCAACTGGAAGGCCCACTGCCCTGGCCCAGGTACCCGGACCGGCCATGTGGTCTTTGATGCCCGCCAAAAACAGTTAGCAGTGGGCAGGGACAGGTGTGAAGCGCTAGCTCCCAGACGCCTTTACCAAGAGGTACCCAGCAACACG GGGAGACGATCAAGGAGTGGGGCTATCAGAATGTGA